The Urbifossiella limnaea genome has a window encoding:
- a CDS encoding Uma2 family endonuclease, giving the protein MTVEVLLTAEQYADLPDDGRCTELVGGRVVEVPRPTSAHGYYCANVGGILGGYVKANGLGRVVSNRCGVTTRRDPDTVRGPDVAFYSFDRVPRGPMPKGYWPSPELIFEVRSPSNTWREINAKVGEYFKAGVKAVCVLDPDTESVGVYTPDEFPRRHTADEELTLPEVFPDFRVPVREFLG; this is encoded by the coding sequence ATGACCGTCGAAGTGCTACTGACGGCCGAACAGTACGCCGACCTACCCGACGACGGTCGCTGTACCGAGCTCGTTGGCGGGCGTGTCGTCGAGGTGCCCCGTCCGACCTCGGCTCACGGCTACTACTGTGCAAATGTCGGCGGTATCCTTGGTGGTTACGTCAAAGCCAACGGCCTGGGGCGTGTCGTTTCCAATCGCTGCGGCGTAACGACCCGTCGAGACCCAGACACGGTGCGCGGCCCGGACGTGGCGTTCTACAGTTTCGACCGCGTGCCACGTGGCCCGATGCCGAAGGGGTACTGGCCGTCGCCGGAGCTGATCTTCGAGGTGCGGTCGCCGTCGAACACCTGGCGGGAGATCAACGCGAAGGTGGGCGAGTACTTCAAGGCGGGCGTCAAGGCCGTGTGCGTGCTCGACCCGGACACGGAGAGTGTCGGCGTGTACACGCCGGACGAGTTTCCGCGCCGGCACACGGCCGACGAGGAGCTAACGCTGCCGGAAGTGTTCCCCGACTTCCGCGTGCCGGTCCGCGAGTTCCTGGGCTGA
- a CDS encoding PSD1 and planctomycete cytochrome C domain-containing protein — protein sequence MPRSLAAVLLALAAGPAAAQAPVDDAFFEAKVRPLLVQHCQSCHGKDKHKGELRLDTKAGFDKGGETGPAKDLVAAAVRYDGDLKMPPKGKLPDADIAVFTAWVKGGAPWPAEKAPVAGGPKGAFDLAARAKAHWSFQPVKRPAAATIDELLLAKLGEKGLTFAPPADPRALVRRVYFDLVGLPPTPEQVEAFAADADPRAFEKLVDKLLADPGYGERWGRHWLDLARYAETQGHEFDYDIADAWRYRDYVVRALNRDLPYNQFLTELIAGDLLPQPRRNPADGSNESLTATGFWWLGEGKHSPVDSRSEYADRVDNQIDAFGKGVLGLTISCARCHDHKFDPVATKDYYALFGVLSSSRYHRAEVGDERVTVKLLDELKASGPRERAVVERDGGAQEQPADAGRSPLDAWRAKATAFERFDAGWRTRWDAAGLAFRPGAGDGFPHSGRESAKLAGALRSPTFVIDQPYLAVRVAGEHGKARLILNGLQLIQAPIYGGLAQPVNGKEQLRWVVYDLRMWKGQPAYFELLDDGPGFVAVTEAWFADTPPPAAPGTVPLPPADDATKAVEAKLPPIAFAPTLRDAAGRNERVFVRGNHKTPGVEAPRAFLEVFDKTPLAGPGSGRLELGRKVTDPANPLVARVLVNRLWKHHFGEGLVRSPDDFGYQGQPPTHPELLDWLAAEFVSPGDGGVPWSIKRMHRLMLLSTAYRQGSRATPEQAAKAVTADPQNKLLHRQNVRRLEAEAIRDSMLAVSGRLDRTIGGPGILPYLTEHQVGRGKPASGPLDGNGRRSVYLAVRRNFLNPMFVAFDYPTPFSAIGKRTVSNVPAQALVMLNNPFVVQQAELWSRRVTAGGGSADERVTRMYAAAFGRAPTADERATATAFVADAAREGEPRAWADLAHALFNAKEFIFIE from the coding sequence ATGCCCCGTTCGCTCGCTGCCGTGCTCCTCGCCCTTGCCGCCGGCCCGGCCGCCGCCCAGGCGCCGGTCGACGACGCCTTCTTCGAGGCGAAGGTGCGGCCGCTTTTGGTACAGCACTGCCAGTCGTGCCACGGCAAGGACAAGCACAAGGGCGAGCTCCGCCTCGACACCAAGGCCGGGTTCGACAAGGGCGGCGAGACCGGCCCCGCGAAAGACCTGGTCGCCGCGGCCGTGCGCTACGACGGCGACCTGAAGATGCCGCCGAAGGGGAAGCTGCCCGACGCCGACATCGCCGTCTTCACCGCGTGGGTGAAGGGCGGCGCCCCGTGGCCGGCCGAGAAGGCACCCGTCGCCGGCGGGCCGAAGGGGGCGTTCGACCTCGCGGCGCGGGCGAAGGCGCACTGGTCGTTCCAGCCGGTGAAGCGGCCCGCGGCGGCGACGATCGATGAGCTGCTGCTGGCGAAGCTCGGCGAGAAGGGGCTGACGTTCGCCCCGCCCGCCGACCCGCGGGCGCTCGTGCGGCGCGTCTACTTCGACCTCGTCGGCCTGCCGCCGACGCCGGAACAGGTGGAGGCGTTCGCCGCCGACGCCGACCCGCGTGCCTTCGAGAAGCTGGTGGACAAGCTGCTCGCCGACCCCGGCTACGGCGAGCGCTGGGGCCGGCACTGGCTCGACCTGGCGCGGTACGCCGAGACGCAGGGGCACGAGTTCGACTACGACATCGCCGACGCCTGGCGGTACCGCGACTACGTGGTCCGGGCGCTGAACCGCGACCTGCCGTACAACCAGTTCCTGACCGAACTGATCGCCGGCGACCTGCTCCCGCAGCCGCGGCGGAACCCGGCCGACGGGTCGAACGAGAGCCTCACGGCGACGGGGTTCTGGTGGCTCGGCGAGGGGAAGCACTCGCCGGTGGACTCGCGCTCGGAGTACGCCGACCGCGTGGACAACCAGATCGACGCGTTCGGCAAGGGCGTGCTGGGGCTCACCATCAGCTGCGCCCGCTGCCACGACCACAAGTTCGACCCCGTGGCCACGAAGGACTACTACGCGCTGTTCGGCGTGCTCAGCAGCTCGCGCTACCACCGCGCCGAGGTGGGCGACGAGCGCGTGACGGTAAAGCTGCTCGACGAGCTGAAGGCGAGCGGCCCGCGTGAGCGGGCCGTTGTCGAGCGTGACGGTGGTGCTCAGGAACAGCCCGCGGACGCGGGCCGCTCGCCACTCGATGCGTGGCGCGCCAAGGCCACCGCGTTCGAGCGCTTCGACGCCGGCTGGCGCACCCGCTGGGACGCAGCCGGGCTCGCCTTCCGCCCCGGGGCCGGCGACGGCTTCCCCCACAGCGGCCGCGAGTCCGCCAAGCTCGCCGGCGCCCTCCGCTCGCCGACGTTCGTGATCGACCAGCCGTACCTCGCCGTCCGCGTCGCCGGCGAGCACGGCAAAGCGCGGCTCATCCTCAACGGGTTGCAACTGATTCAGGCGCCGATCTACGGCGGCCTCGCGCAACCGGTGAACGGCAAGGAGCAACTCCGCTGGGTCGTCTACGACCTGCGGATGTGGAAGGGCCAGCCCGCGTACTTCGAGCTGCTCGACGACGGCCCCGGGTTCGTGGCGGTCACGGAAGCGTGGTTCGCGGACACCCCCCCCCCCGCGGCCCCTGGCACGGTGCCGCTGCCGCCGGCAGACGACGCCACCAAGGCAGTGGAGGCGAAGCTGCCGCCGATCGCCTTCGCGCCGACGCTCCGCGACGCGGCCGGGCGGAACGAGCGCGTGTTCGTGCGCGGCAACCACAAGACGCCCGGCGTGGAGGCGCCGCGGGCGTTCCTCGAAGTGTTCGACAAGACGCCGCTCGCCGGCCCCGGCAGCGGCCGCCTCGAACTCGGCCGCAAGGTGACCGACCCGGCCAACCCGCTGGTGGCGCGGGTGCTGGTGAACCGGCTGTGGAAGCACCACTTCGGCGAGGGGCTGGTCCGCTCCCCGGACGACTTCGGCTACCAGGGCCAGCCGCCGACGCACCCCGAGCTGCTCGACTGGCTCGCGGCCGAGTTCGTGAGCCCGGGCGACGGCGGCGTGCCGTGGTCGATCAAGCGGATGCACCGGCTGATGCTGCTGAGCACGGCCTACCGCCAGGGCAGCCGGGCGACGCCGGAGCAGGCCGCGAAGGCGGTGACGGCCGACCCGCAGAACAAGCTGCTGCACCGGCAGAACGTGCGGCGCCTGGAGGCCGAGGCGATCCGCGACTCGATGCTCGCCGTGAGCGGCCGGCTCGACCGCACCATCGGCGGCCCCGGCATCCTGCCGTACCTGACGGAGCACCAGGTGGGTCGCGGCAAGCCGGCGAGTGGGCCGCTGGACGGGAACGGCCGCCGGAGCGTGTACCTGGCGGTGCGGCGGAACTTCCTGAACCCGATGTTCGTGGCGTTCGACTACCCGACGCCGTTCTCCGCGATCGGCAAGCGGACGGTGTCGAACGTGCCGGCGCAGGCGCTGGTGATGTTGAACAACCCGTTCGTGGTGCAACAGGCCGAGCTGTGGTCGCGCCGGGTGACGGCCGGCGGCGGCAGCGCCGACGAGCGCGTGACGCGGATGTACGCCGCGGCGTTCGGCCGCGCCCCGACCGCCGACGAGCGCGCGACGGCCACGGCCTTCGTGGCCGACGCGGCGCGGGAGGGCGAGCCGCGGGCCTGGGCCGACCTGGCGCACGCGCTGTTCAACGCCAAGGAGTTCATCTTCATCGAGTGA